DNA sequence from the Candidatus Babeliales bacterium genome:
TTTATTATATTCTAATTTAGTGCTGTTTAATAAATGATTTGCATTACGCGTTGAGTTGTCCATAGAAATAAATCGCGCGGCATGCTCAGAGAGTAATGATTGAAATATGAGATGTTGTAATTGAGCTTCAATATATTGTACCGCGAGTGTATTTAAAATTTCTGCTGGTGATTCATCCCACAGATACCCTTCTGTTGGCGGTGCTATTTCAGTAGATATTTGTTGTATGTTGAATGGAATCAGTTTGGTTACAGTTGCTTTTTGTACAAAGAAATTTTTAAATACATTACTTATTATGGTAACTGATGTGTAAGCAGGTGTTGCAAGCATAATAAGATCAGTGACTTCTTGTGCTATTGTTAAAAAATTACGAGCGGTTATAACAGGAAACGAACAGATTAATTGATCAGGATAATTGTTAATTAAATAATCAATAGGTTTTTTACCGATAGCAGTAAAATGATAGTGAACGGATGGATGTTCGAGGAGATATTCACTTAAAAATTTAGTTAGTTGTGTGTTAAATCCTCCACATAAGCCCTTTTGTGATCCGATAACGATAATGAGAGGGTTGGTGTTATCAGTTGTTGGTATAAGTCGCTCATGTTTCCATGAGGGCGTAACGTATTGTATTTTTGAAAGTAATACTATAAGTGTATTGAGATAATCATTCAAAGGTTCTTGTTTTGCTTTAAGACGTGAATGCGCTGACATTGAAATAATACGCATTACATCAGTGACTTTTTTTATTGTTTCAATCGTTTGAATGCGATTGCGCATTTGAATAAGTTTTGACATTTAATT
Encoded proteins:
- a CDS encoding FoF1 ATP synthase subunit gamma — its product is MSKLIQMRNRIQTIETIKKVTDVMRIISMSAHSRLKAKQEPLNDYLNTLIVLLSKIQYVTPSWKHERLIPTTDNTNPLIIVIGSQKGLCGGFNTQLTKFLSEYLLEHPSVHYHFTAIGKKPIDYLINNYPDQLICSFPVITARNFLTIAQEVTDLIMLATPAYTSVTIISNVFKNFFVQKATVTKLIPFNIQQISTEIAPPTEGYLWDESPAEILNTLAVQYIEAQLQHLIFQSLLSEHAARFISMDNSTRNANHLLNSTKLEYNK